The nucleotide window ATACCAATTCTCCTTTTAAAAACATATTATCATTCGTATATGAAAAATCTTCTCTTTTTTAAAAATGCTATCTTATCTATTTTACTGTAAAACAGAGAAAAACTGAATTTTTCTGTTATACAACTTCTATTCTTCTCTTCCCAATTGTACCAATCCTGCCCATAACATTAAAATAACTGGCTTATATCCGTACTATACCAAAGAGGGACCTGTAATAAAAAAAGTCTCTAGTTTGGCTAGAGACTTTTTTATGTTTCAATTTTATCTGCTTAATTTAGACAACGGGTCAATAATCCTGCCGTTTTGATAAACTTCAAAATGAAGATGGATACCAGTGGAGTTTCCGGTTCTTCCCATAACACCGATTTGTGAACCGCGAGCAACTGTCTGACCTACGTTTACAGAGATGGATGCAAGGTGAGCATACATAGTACGGTAGCCGTTATTGTGATCGACAATGATTTTATTGCCATATCCATCGCCCTTGTTACCAGCATATACTACGGTTCCGTTATCCGCTGCCTTGATTGTGTAATTACTCGGCCTAGCGATATCGATACCTTTGTGCATCCTGCTCCAGCGGTAACCCTGACGGCTTGAGATGTAACCGCCATTCGTGGGCCATGCAAATGTACCGTCTCCACGGGAAGGCATAACCTTGGTTCCTTTGACGATAACTTCCTTCACAGGCTCCTCAAGTACAGATTCTTTGATGACTTCCTTCTTGATTACCCTGCCATTTTGTTCAGTCAGTGAGTAGGTGATGCCCTTCATACCAACTTTGCCTTCCTGCTTCTTCTTAGTATCACCCTTAGGCATTGCAGGATCTTCAATGACTTCTTTTTCGAAAGCCACTTCTTCCTTAGCATATACTTGACGGTCGACAACCACTTCAACGAAAGGCTTTAAAACAGTTACATTCAGCTCTTGACCAGGCTTAAGGACGGAATTTTCATCCAACCCTTTATTTAATGAAAGCAACTGGGCAAGCTCCAGATTGTGGTCACTTGCAATGCTTCCCAATACATCTCCTTCTTTAACCCGATACTTCTGTTCTTCAAGAGTACCTTTTTTAAGTAGCTCTACAGCTTCCTTAACAGAAAGTATCTTCTCAGGAGCAACTTTTTCTTTTGATTGTGAAACTTCCTGGGTAAAACTAGCGTCTAATAAACGAGTTTCATTTTCTTTTACTTCGGGTAATGGTAGATTAGGAGAATTTTTTTTACTCTCCACTTCAGCCAACTCTTCTTTGGTAATGTATTCAAGCATTAAGGTTTTGAGTACTTCATCAGCTGCTTCCTGGTCTTTTAGATAAGCAACAGGTTTGTCACCAATCACTAAAGCTGAAGCATCTGCCTGGACATTAATCTGGCTCTTAAGTTCAGCCAATACTTCACTTGTATTGGAGTCTTTTGCAGAACTGAACACTTGCTCAGGAATATAAGATACATCTACCCCTAGATCGACATCCAGGTCCGCATAATCCTTCTTGGCAGCTGCTAACTCAGCTTCAACCAGTTTCTCCACTTGCGTTTTGTCTGCTACAGTTCCTGCAAATTTATCATTTACATATACGTAAAATACGGTCGTTGTTGTTAATTTAGATTCTGCCGCATGTGCCGCATTTCCCGCACCAAAAGACAATGCAGCTACAGTAACCGCAGCCATGATTGACTTTTTTATTGCTGGCTTCATCTCTTTAGATGTTTTGCCGGCAAGATTGGACAGCCTATGTTTTAAATTATTCATCCTGATCCTCCTACAACGGTCAAACACTATTAGTCTAGTTCTATATAACTATTATCTGATAATTGTACCTTTATACTTTACCATATAATGTCTCGCAGGGAAGATTAGTCTTCATTATGTAACAAAAATGTATAATAGCTGACATTTTATTACGTTTTTTGTCAGATAAATGCCATTTTGTATCGATCTATTTTCCTATCTTCCACGCGCAAAATAAGCCAAAAACCTAGTAATATCAGGGTATTCCCCTACTTTTGAATGAAAGTTTTTGAACCTTCTTGTTAAATCCAATACAAACATGTTAATAATAGGAAGATTACCGACTTTATTACAAAAGTATTACAAAAAAAAGAGAGCATGTCTTTAGACACGCTCCCTTTTTTAATGGCTCAGGACGGAATCGAACCGCCGACACAAGGATTTTCAGTCCTTTGCTCTACCGACTGAGCTACTGAGCCAAGATGATATTATGTTCCCTAAACTATGTGTTGATTAAGTCCTTTGCTCGAATGACCTTCCGGTCTTTCTCGCAGGTTGCCGCTGGAGCTTAGTCGAGGATGTGAGCAACCTGCTCTACCGACTGAGCTACTGAGCCATAATAATATTCAATTAAATATGTAATAAGGTGACCCCTACGGGATTCGAACCCGTGTTACCGCCGTGAAAGGGCGGTGTCTTAACCGCTTGACCAAGGGGCCATATAAAAATAGCAACCAAAATGATTGACCTGAAAAAGCAATGGTGAGCCATGAAGGACTCGAACCTTCGACCCTCTGATTAAAAGTCAGATGCTCTACCGACTGAGCTAATGGCTCGCTATATAATCATCTTACTCCCATAACTGGGTTGGAGGTGGAACCTGTGCTCAAAAGACCTTCGGTATTTCTCGCAGGTTGCCGCTGAAGCATTTTCAGTGAAGTTAGCAACCCTCTACCGACTGAGCTAATGGCTCCTATAAATGTTTATCATTTTTTGTCGAATTAGTGACAACGTTGTTTATATTACCATAGCAATTTGTCTTTTGTATATATTTTTTATAAACTTTTTTTACTTTTTTCTTTTATCCTGCAATTCCCCTTCGAATTCAGTAGTAATTCTTCTGAATTTGAATATTTCTTGCTCGAAAATTACATAGTTACTGGCTAATTCCGCGAACATATGGACTATTCCCGCGAGTCAGACTGGCATTCCCGCGGAATCACACATTAATTCCGTGAATTCAACCCATAATTCCGCGACTTGGAAAACGGCTGGAAAACCGGCCGCAACAATAAAATAAGCCCCCGATCTCCATGATCAGGGGCTTATTTTTAGCTAAATTATGATCTCCAAGGGCTGCGCACGACGTTTGTCTGGGTGCGGTCTGGACCGACTGAGAAAATAGATAATGGAATACCTGTCAGCTGTGAAATGCGTTCGAGATAGTGTCTTGCATTTTCCGGCAGTTCATCGAGTGACTTCACGCCTGTGATGTCTTCGGTCCAGCCTGGCAGTTCTTCGTAGACTGGTTCGCATTCAGCGAGTGCCTTCAGGCTTGCAGGGAACTCTTCGATCAATTCACCTTTATAGCGATAGGCCACACAAATTTTAAGCGTTTCAATCCCAGTCAGAACATCGATGGAATTCAAGGATAGGTCCGTGATTCCGCTGACTCGGCGGGCATGGCGGACGACGACGCTGTCGAACCAGCCAACGCGGCGCGGGCGGCCTGTCGTTGTCCCGTACTCGCGGCCTACTTCACGAATCTGGTTTCCAATTTCATTGTCCAGTTCAGTTGGGAACGGACCATCACCTACGCGAGTCGTATAGGCTTTGGAAACACCTACAATATGAGTGATTTTCGTTGGCCCTACTCCAGACCCGATTGTCACTCCGCCAGCAACTGGATTGGAAGAGGTAACAAAGGGATATGTACCCTGGTCGATATCAAGCATTACTCCCTGTGCGCCTTCAAACAGCACTCGGCGGCCTTCGTCCAATGCATCATTTAAAACGACGGAAGTGTCAACAACATAATGCTTAATTTGCTGGCCATATTCATAATACTCATCCAGAATGTCCTCAATCTTGAATCCTTCTGTCTCATAAATGCGTTCAAGGAGGCGATTTTTTTCTTCAAGGTTGCGGGTAAGCTTTTCTTCAAATACTTCACGATCCAGCAAGTCAGCAATCCTGATTCCTATACGGGCAGCCTTGTCCATGTACGCTGGGCCGATCCCCTTTTTTGTCGTGCCAATCTTATTGGCACCCTTGCTTGCTTCTTCCACTTCATCAAGCTTCAGATGATATGGCAGGATAACATGGGCGCGGTTGCTGATTCGAAGATTGTCAGTGGAGACGTCCTTATCGTGAAGATAGGCAAGTTCCTTTACAAGTGCTTTTGGATCGACAACCATTCCGTTTCCGATGACGCTGATTTTCTCTTTATAAAAAATTCCTGATGGAATCAAATGCAGTTTATATGTTTCACCATTGAACTTGATTGTATGGCCTGCGTTGTTTCCCCCCTGATAACGGGCAATCACTTCGGCATTTTCTGAAAGGAAATCTGTGATTTTTCCCTTTCCTTCGTCTCCCCATTGTGTTCCAACTACTACTACGGATGACATATAAAAAGCACCTCCAAAGGTAATACGGTTATTTTTCCGTTTGAAACATATAAAGTTTACCAGTAATCATGG belongs to Mesobacillus sp. AQ2 and includes:
- a CDS encoding peptidoglycan DD-metalloendopeptidase family protein, producing MNNLKHRLSNLAGKTSKEMKPAIKKSIMAAVTVAALSFGAGNAAHAAESKLTTTTVFYVYVNDKFAGTVADKTQVEKLVEAELAAAKKDYADLDVDLGVDVSYIPEQVFSSAKDSNTSEVLAELKSQINVQADASALVIGDKPVAYLKDQEAADEVLKTLMLEYITKEELAEVESKKNSPNLPLPEVKENETRLLDASFTQEVSQSKEKVAPEKILSVKEAVELLKKGTLEEQKYRVKEGDVLGSIASDHNLELAQLLSLNKGLDENSVLKPGQELNVTVLKPFVEVVVDRQVYAKEEVAFEKEVIEDPAMPKGDTKKKQEGKVGMKGITYSLTEQNGRVIKKEVIKESVLEEPVKEVIVKGTKVMPSRGDGTFAWPTNGGYISSRQGYRWSRMHKGIDIARPSNYTIKAADNGTVVYAGNKGDGYGNKIIVDHNNGYRTMYAHLASISVNVGQTVARGSQIGVMGRTGNSTGIHLHFEVYQNGRIIDPLSKLSR
- a CDS encoding adenylosuccinate synthase, with amino-acid sequence MSSVVVVGTQWGDEGKGKITDFLSENAEVIARYQGGNNAGHTIKFNGETYKLHLIPSGIFYKEKISVIGNGMVVDPKALVKELAYLHDKDVSTDNLRISNRAHVILPYHLKLDEVEEASKGANKIGTTKKGIGPAYMDKAARIGIRIADLLDREVFEEKLTRNLEEKNRLLERIYETEGFKIEDILDEYYEYGQQIKHYVVDTSVVLNDALDEGRRVLFEGAQGVMLDIDQGTYPFVTSSNPVAGGVTIGSGVGPTKITHIVGVSKAYTTRVGDGPFPTELDNEIGNQIREVGREYGTTTGRPRRVGWFDSVVVRHARRVSGITDLSLNSIDVLTGIETLKICVAYRYKGELIEEFPASLKALAECEPVYEELPGWTEDITGVKSLDELPENARHYLERISQLTGIPLSIFSVGPDRTQTNVVRSPWRS